A region of Ochotona princeps isolate mOchPri1 chromosome 2, mOchPri1.hap1, whole genome shotgun sequence DNA encodes the following proteins:
- the LOC131479586 gene encoding ragulator complex protein LAMTOR5 has translation MEATLEQHLEDTMKNPSIVGVLCTDSQGLNLGCRGTLSDEHAGVISVLAQQAAKLTSDPTDIPVVCLESDNGNIMIQKHDGITVAVHKMAS, from the coding sequence atggaggcgACCTTGGAGCAGCACCTGGAGGACACAATGAAGAATCCATCCATTGTCGGAGTCCTGTGCACAGACTCACAAGGACTTAATCTGGGCTGCCGTGGGACGCTGTCAGATGAGCATGCTGGAGTGATATCTGTTCTAGCCCAGCAAGCAGCTAAGCTTACCTCTGACCCCACAGACATTCCTGTGGTGTGTCTAGAATCAGATAACGGGAACATTATGATCCAGAAACATGATGGCATTACAGTGGCAGTGCACAAAATGGCCTCCTGA